Proteins from a genomic interval of Caulobacter sp. SL161:
- a CDS encoding inositol monophosphatase family protein, with amino-acid sequence MPTPSALLNVMIEAARKAARGLARDFGEVTELQVSKKGAADFVTNADIKAEQTLFELLTKARPGYGFLGEERGMVEGTDKTHTWIVDPLDGTTNFMHAIPHFAVNIALQREGEGIVAGVTYNPITNDLFWVEKGKGAFLGAEKRLRVAARRHLDEAILATGVPFAGKPGHGQFLKELHQVSQKVAGVRRFGAASLDLAWVAAGRFDAFWERNLNSWDVAAGVLMIQESGGKITTIDENDHDVVQGKSILASNQDLHPQILERLRAA; translated from the coding sequence GTGCCTACGCCCTCCGCCCTGCTGAACGTGATGATCGAAGCGGCTCGGAAGGCCGCCCGTGGCTTGGCTCGTGACTTCGGCGAAGTCACCGAACTGCAGGTCTCCAAGAAGGGCGCGGCGGACTTTGTCACCAACGCCGACATCAAGGCCGAACAGACCCTGTTCGAGCTGCTGACCAAAGCGCGTCCGGGCTATGGCTTCCTCGGCGAAGAGCGCGGGATGGTCGAAGGCACCGACAAGACCCACACCTGGATCGTCGACCCGCTGGACGGCACCACCAACTTCATGCACGCCATCCCGCACTTTGCAGTGAACATCGCCTTGCAGCGCGAAGGCGAGGGGATCGTCGCCGGCGTCACCTACAACCCGATCACCAACGACCTGTTCTGGGTCGAGAAAGGCAAGGGCGCGTTCCTCGGCGCCGAAAAGCGCCTGCGCGTCGCCGCCCGCCGTCACCTGGACGAGGCGATCCTCGCCACCGGCGTGCCGTTCGCCGGCAAGCCCGGCCACGGTCAGTTCCTGAAGGAGCTGCACCAGGTCAGCCAGAAGGTCGCGGGCGTCCGTCGCTTCGGCGCGGCTTCGCTGGACCTGGCCTGGGTCGCCGCTGGCCGCTTCGACGCCTTCTGGGAACGGAACCTCAATAGCTGGGACGTCGCAGCCGGCGTGCTGATGATCCAGGAGTCGGGCGGCAAGATCACCACGATTGACGAAAACGATCACGACGTCGTGCAGGGCAAGTCGATCCTGGCCAGCAACCAGGACCTCCACCCGCAGATCCTGGAGCGTCTGCGGGCGGCTTAA
- a CDS encoding glycerophosphodiester phosphodiesterase: MTLLTRRALTTAALAGTFLPGLARAQSKKPIVIGHRGCSGERPEHTALAYERAIEQGADFIEPDLVPTKDGHLVARHENEIGGTTDIASRPEFAARKATKTIDGEQITGWFTEDFTLAELKTLRARERLPQLRPASAAFDGQALIPTFEEVWAIAQAGSKRTGRTIGVYPELKHPTYFAAIGLPTEARLVTKLKALGLNSATAPVFVQCFEIAPLKRLRALTSARLVFLVDAEGGPADQPGVKYADLITAQGLKDVAVYADGLGPNWKLVVPHDGQALGAPTTLVRDAHAAGLAVHPWTVRSENAFLPASLRKGDPAAPSFLAQHGDSEAVLKALYAAGVDGVFSDFPALAVAARG; the protein is encoded by the coding sequence ATGACCCTGCTGACCCGTCGCGCCCTGACCACCGCCGCCCTCGCCGGCACGTTCCTGCCCGGCCTCGCCCGCGCTCAGAGCAAGAAGCCGATCGTCATCGGCCACCGCGGCTGCAGCGGCGAGCGGCCCGAACACACCGCCCTGGCCTACGAGCGCGCCATCGAGCAGGGCGCGGATTTCATTGAGCCGGATCTCGTCCCGACCAAGGACGGACACTTGGTCGCCCGCCACGAGAACGAGATCGGCGGGACGACCGACATCGCCAGCCGTCCCGAGTTCGCCGCGCGCAAGGCCACCAAGACGATCGACGGCGAGCAGATCACCGGCTGGTTCACCGAAGACTTCACGCTGGCCGAGCTGAAGACCCTGCGCGCCCGCGAACGCCTGCCGCAGTTGCGCCCGGCCAGCGCCGCCTTTGACGGTCAGGCCCTGATCCCCACCTTCGAAGAAGTGTGGGCGATCGCCCAGGCGGGCTCCAAGCGGACGGGCCGCACGATCGGCGTCTATCCCGAGCTGAAGCACCCGACCTATTTCGCCGCGATCGGCCTGCCGACCGAGGCGCGCCTGGTGACCAAGCTGAAGGCGCTGGGCCTGAACTCGGCCACCGCCCCGGTGTTCGTGCAGTGCTTCGAAATCGCTCCTCTGAAGCGACTGCGCGCCCTGACCTCGGCGCGCCTGGTGTTCCTGGTCGACGCGGAAGGCGGGCCGGCCGACCAGCCCGGCGTCAAGTACGCCGATCTGATCACCGCCCAGGGCCTGAAGGACGTCGCCGTCTATGCCGACGGCCTTGGTCCGAACTGGAAGCTCGTCGTGCCCCACGACGGTCAGGCTCTCGGCGCGCCGACCACCCTGGTCCGCGACGCGCACGCTGCCGGCCTGGCGGTGCACCCCTGGACCGTGCGCTCGGAGAACGCCTTCCTGCCGGCGAGCCTGCGCAAGGGCGACCCCGCCGCCCCCAGCTTCCTGGCCCAGCATGGCGACTCCGAAGCCGTGCTCAAGGCGCTCTATGCGGCAGGCGTCGACGGCGTGTTCAGCGACTTCCCGGCCCTGGCGGTCGCCGCGCGCGGCTGA